A window of the Arachis duranensis cultivar V14167 chromosome 5, aradu.V14167.gnm2.J7QH, whole genome shotgun sequence genome harbors these coding sequences:
- the LOC107490330 gene encoding probable glutamate carboxypeptidase LAMP1 isoform X1, whose protein sequence is MITVAATAANTTTTISTLLAIATSFLLLLITSSPTTPKSSNYHTLFLSTSLSSNVSISNHLQALTHSPHIASSEANSQAANYVLKVFTSSNVPSHMASYHVLLSYPLSRSLLLTTTPQEPPFSFSLKQEPYKGDPYAAVSGEVVPTFHAYAKSGTAEGPVVYVNYGRVEDYLSLRKKMGVNVSGCVVLARYGKIFRGDIVKNAYDEGAVGVVVYSDRKDYGGGDDDGGRWFPDSKWLPPSGVQVGSVYQGTGDPSTPGWASSGGDGECERLTKEEVEKEGDVPLIPSLPVSGADGEKILRSIGGPVAEHDWQGSKDAPTYRVGPGPGILNLTFKGQENIASIQNVIGVIEGAEEPDRYVILGNHRDAWTFGAVDPNSGTAALLEIAQRFGKLQKQGWKPRRTIILCNWDAEEYGLIGSTEWVEENRELLASRAVAYLNSDCAVGGAGFNAMATPQLDELIKKATQQVTDPDNSSQSLYEAWTSSGTSPLIGRLGGGGSDYKPFVQHVGIPSIDLAFGGDTADYPVYHSLYDDFIWMQKFGDPMFHRHVAAASVWGLVALWLADEEFLPFDYQSYAKELQLNVKNLEDEISNKDINLSPILKSIKELEKAAIKINDQRKEIEASKGWRTWKEYQMKVRDVNDRLMMAERAFTDRDGLLGMTWHKHLIYGPTKNNDYGSQSFPGIGDAVRVAKNLQTAESWHRVQHEVWRVSRVIKHASLVLIGQLT, encoded by the exons ATGATCACAGTAGCAGCAACCGCCgccaacaccaccaccaccatctccACCTTATTAGCCATAGCCACCtcctttctcctcctcctcatcactTCATCTCCAACAACCCCAAAATCCAGCAACTACCACACCCTCTTCCTTTCCACCTCCCTCTCCAGCAATGTCTCCATATCCAACCACCTCCAAGCTCTCACCCACAGCCCCCACATAGCATCATCCGAAGCTAACTCCCAAGCTGCAAACTACGTCCTCAAAGTCTTCACTTCCTCAAACGTACCCTCTCACATGGCTTCCTATCATGTTCTCCTCTCATACCCTCTCTCCCGCTCGTTGCTTCTCACTACTACTCCCCAAGAACCTCCCTTTAGCTTCTCCTTGAAGCAAGAACCGTATAAGGGTGACCCTTATGCGGCTGTTTCCGGTGAGGTAGTTCCAACGTTCCATGCATATGCAAAGTCAGGAACTGCGGAAGGACCTGTGGTTTACGTGAACTATGGAAGAGTGGAGGACTATTTGAGTCTGAGGAAGAAGATGGGTGTGAATGTTTCAGGCTGTGTTGTGTTGGCAAGGTATGGGAAGATATTTAGAGGGGATATTGTGAAGAATGCTTATGATGAAGGTGCTGTTGGGGTGGTGGTGTATTCTGATCGGAAGGACTACGGTGGTGGTGACGACGACGGTGGAAGGTGGTTTCCTGATAGCAAGTGGCTGCCACCAAGTGGGGTCCAGGTGGGGTCAGTGTATCAGGGGACTGGTGATCCCTCAACACCAGGTTGG GCGAGTAGTGGTGGTGATGGTGAGTGTGAGAGATTAACCAAGGAGGAGGTGGAGAAGGAAGGTGATGTTCCTCTTATACCTTCATTGCCAGTGTCTGGTGCAGATGGTGAGAAGATTCTGAGGTCAATTGGTGGACCTGTTGCTGAACATGATTGGCAAGGAAGCAAAGATGCTCCTACTTACAGGGTTGGACCGGGGCCAGGAATTCTCAACCTCACTTTCAAG GGGCAGGAGAATATTGCATCAATTCAAAATGTTATTGGTGTAATTGAAGGAGCAGAAGAGCCTGACCG ATATGTCATTCTAGGAAACCATAGGGATGCATGGACATTTGGAGCTGTTGATCCAAATAGTGGCACTGCAGCATTACTTGAG ATTGCTCAAAGATTTGGGAAGCTTCAAAAACAAGGGTGGAAGCCTAGAAGAACAATTATATTATGCAATTGGGATGCCGAGGAATATGGCCTT ATAGGATCAACGGAATGGGTAGAAGAGAACAGAGAACTTCTTGCCTCAAGAGCTGTGGCTTACTTGAATTCTGATTGTGCTGTTGGTGGAGCAGGATTCAATGCCATGGCTACTCCACAGCTTGATGAATTGATCAAAAAAGCAACTCAGCAG GTCACAGACCCAGATAACTCATCACAGagcctttatgaagcttggacTAGTTCTGGCACCTCTCCTTTG ATTGGAAGATTAGGTGGTGGAGGATCAGATTATAAACCTTTTGTGCAGCATGTGGGAATTCCATCAATTGATTTAGCCTTTGGAGGAG ACACTGCAGATTATCCAGTATACCACTCACTGTATGATGATTTCATCTGGATGCAGAAATTTGGAGATCCTATGTTTCATAGGCATGTTGCAG CTGCAAGTGTTTGGGGTCTAGTAGCATTATGGCTAGCAGATGAGGAGTTCTtaccttttgattatcaatCCTATGCTAAGGAGCTCCAG CTTAATGTGAAGAACTTGGAAGATGAGATTTCAAATAAAGACATAAATTTGTCTCCTATATTGAAGTCAATCAAGGAGCTTGAGAAAGCAGCAATCAAGATAAATGACCAGAGAAAG GAAATAGAAGCAAGTAAAGGTTGGAGAACATGGAAAGAGTACCAAATGAAAGTGAGAGATGTGAATGATAGACTTATGATGGCTGAACGTGCATTCACTGACAGAGATGGCCTCTTAGGAATGACATGGCATAAGCATTTG
- the LOC107490330 gene encoding probable glutamate carboxypeptidase LAMP1 isoform X2, protein MITVAATAANTTTTISTLLAIATSFLLLLITSSPTTPKSSNYHTLFLSTSLSSNVSISNHLQALTHSPHIASSEANSQAANYVLKVFTSSNVPSHMASYHVLLSYPLSRSLLLTTTPQEPPFSFSLKQEPYKGDPYAAVSGEVVPTFHAYAKSGTAEGPVVYVNYGRVEDYLSLRKKMGVNVSGCVVLARYGKIFRGDIVKNAYDEGAVGVVVYSDRKDYGGGDDDGGRWFPDSKWLPPSGVQVGSVYQGTGDPSTPGWASSGGDGECERLTKEEVEKEGDVPLIPSLPVSGADGEKILRSIGGPVAEHDWQGSKDAPTYRVGPGPGILNLTFKGQENIASIQNVIGVIEGAEEPDRYVILGNHRDAWTFGAVDPNSGTAALLEIAQRFGKLQKQGWKPRRTIILCNWDAEEYGLIGSTEWVEENRELLASRAVAYLNSDCAVGGAGFNAMATPQLDELIKKATQQVTDPDNSSQSLYEAWTSSGTSPLIIQYTTHCMMISSGCRNLEILCFIGMLQLNVKNLEDEISNKDINLSPILKSIKELEKAAIKINDQRKEIEASKGWRTWKEYQMKVRDVNDRLMMAERAFTDRDGLLGMTWHKHLIYGPTKNNDYGSQSFPGIGDAVRVAKNLQTAESWHRVQHEVWRVSRVIKHASLVLIGQLT, encoded by the exons ATGATCACAGTAGCAGCAACCGCCgccaacaccaccaccaccatctccACCTTATTAGCCATAGCCACCtcctttctcctcctcctcatcactTCATCTCCAACAACCCCAAAATCCAGCAACTACCACACCCTCTTCCTTTCCACCTCCCTCTCCAGCAATGTCTCCATATCCAACCACCTCCAAGCTCTCACCCACAGCCCCCACATAGCATCATCCGAAGCTAACTCCCAAGCTGCAAACTACGTCCTCAAAGTCTTCACTTCCTCAAACGTACCCTCTCACATGGCTTCCTATCATGTTCTCCTCTCATACCCTCTCTCCCGCTCGTTGCTTCTCACTACTACTCCCCAAGAACCTCCCTTTAGCTTCTCCTTGAAGCAAGAACCGTATAAGGGTGACCCTTATGCGGCTGTTTCCGGTGAGGTAGTTCCAACGTTCCATGCATATGCAAAGTCAGGAACTGCGGAAGGACCTGTGGTTTACGTGAACTATGGAAGAGTGGAGGACTATTTGAGTCTGAGGAAGAAGATGGGTGTGAATGTTTCAGGCTGTGTTGTGTTGGCAAGGTATGGGAAGATATTTAGAGGGGATATTGTGAAGAATGCTTATGATGAAGGTGCTGTTGGGGTGGTGGTGTATTCTGATCGGAAGGACTACGGTGGTGGTGACGACGACGGTGGAAGGTGGTTTCCTGATAGCAAGTGGCTGCCACCAAGTGGGGTCCAGGTGGGGTCAGTGTATCAGGGGACTGGTGATCCCTCAACACCAGGTTGG GCGAGTAGTGGTGGTGATGGTGAGTGTGAGAGATTAACCAAGGAGGAGGTGGAGAAGGAAGGTGATGTTCCTCTTATACCTTCATTGCCAGTGTCTGGTGCAGATGGTGAGAAGATTCTGAGGTCAATTGGTGGACCTGTTGCTGAACATGATTGGCAAGGAAGCAAAGATGCTCCTACTTACAGGGTTGGACCGGGGCCAGGAATTCTCAACCTCACTTTCAAG GGGCAGGAGAATATTGCATCAATTCAAAATGTTATTGGTGTAATTGAAGGAGCAGAAGAGCCTGACCG ATATGTCATTCTAGGAAACCATAGGGATGCATGGACATTTGGAGCTGTTGATCCAAATAGTGGCACTGCAGCATTACTTGAG ATTGCTCAAAGATTTGGGAAGCTTCAAAAACAAGGGTGGAAGCCTAGAAGAACAATTATATTATGCAATTGGGATGCCGAGGAATATGGCCTT ATAGGATCAACGGAATGGGTAGAAGAGAACAGAGAACTTCTTGCCTCAAGAGCTGTGGCTTACTTGAATTCTGATTGTGCTGTTGGTGGAGCAGGATTCAATGCCATGGCTACTCCACAGCTTGATGAATTGATCAAAAAAGCAACTCAGCAG GTCACAGACCCAGATAACTCATCACAGagcctttatgaagcttggacTAGTTCTGGCACCTCTCCTTTG ATTATCCAGTATACCACTCACTGTATGATGATTTCATCTGGATGCAGAAATTTGGAGATCCTATGTTTCATAGGCATGTTGCAG CTTAATGTGAAGAACTTGGAAGATGAGATTTCAAATAAAGACATAAATTTGTCTCCTATATTGAAGTCAATCAAGGAGCTTGAGAAAGCAGCAATCAAGATAAATGACCAGAGAAAG GAAATAGAAGCAAGTAAAGGTTGGAGAACATGGAAAGAGTACCAAATGAAAGTGAGAGATGTGAATGATAGACTTATGATGGCTGAACGTGCATTCACTGACAGAGATGGCCTCTTAGGAATGACATGGCATAAGCATTTG